The following coding sequences lie in one Mucilaginibacter sp. KACC 22773 genomic window:
- a CDS encoding dihydrofolate reductase family protein, which yields MRKIIVTTFITLDGVMQAPGSPEEDPSGGFKYGGWSAPYGDEVSGKAMQKQMEPADLLLGRKTFEIFASYWPQHSGYWPGINEVTKYVLSATMQKSDWQNTTFLTSVADIEKLKNTDGADIKVWGSSELVHLLLAHDLVDELWLKIYPVLLGEGKRLFNNSTIPAAFTLTESVVTPGGVIFANYKRAGEVKTGIIGA from the coding sequence ATGCGAAAAATCATTGTTACAACATTTATAACATTAGACGGTGTGATGCAGGCACCCGGCAGCCCTGAGGAAGATCCATCAGGTGGTTTTAAATACGGTGGCTGGTCGGCACCTTATGGCGACGAAGTTTCTGGTAAGGCTATGCAAAAACAGATGGAGCCTGCCGATCTTTTACTGGGCCGGAAAACATTCGAAATTTTTGCATCTTATTGGCCCCAACACTCCGGCTATTGGCCAGGTATTAATGAGGTAACAAAATACGTCTTGTCGGCCACCATGCAAAAGTCGGATTGGCAAAACACAACTTTCCTTACCAGTGTGGCGGATATCGAAAAGCTCAAAAATACTGATGGTGCCGACATTAAAGTTTGGGGCAGCAGCGAGCTTGTTCATTTATTGCTCGCACATGATCTGGTAGACGAGCTTTGGCTCAAAATTTACCCCGTGCTGCTTGGCGAAGGAAAAAGGTTGTTTAACAACAGCACAATCCCGGCGGCATTTACATTAACAGAGAGTGTGGTTACACCGGGCGGAGTTATTTTTGCCAATTACAAACGCGCCGGCGAAGTTAAAACAGGTATTATCGGAGCTTAA
- a CDS encoding YybH family protein, with translation MKVSSFKFIVVGLCWLYGFKAYSQQTDTTKENPQIRQLIKNYEDAWNRHDPKGLADNYTVDATWVNWFGAYYKGRDDIQFHYQQVHTTYFKGTHYYTRAVEDIIYPYPNFAISHVRTALDGDERFPGQTFEFRRMIVMVKRDGSWKILAGQNAKLEKGIK, from the coding sequence ATGAAAGTTAGTAGTTTTAAGTTCATAGTGGTTGGTCTGTGCTGGTTGTATGGTTTTAAAGCCTACAGCCAGCAAACAGATACCACTAAGGAAAACCCGCAGATTAGGCAACTTATTAAAAATTACGAAGACGCCTGGAACCGCCACGATCCAAAAGGCCTTGCCGATAATTATACCGTTGATGCTACATGGGTAAACTGGTTTGGTGCCTATTATAAAGGGCGGGACGATATTCAATTTCATTACCAGCAAGTGCATACCACCTATTTTAAAGGAACGCATTACTATACCCGTGCCGTCGAAGATATTATCTACCCATATCCAAACTTTGCCATATCACATGTGCGCACAGCATTAGATGGCGACGAACGGTTTCCCGGCCAAACGTTTGAGTTCCGGAGAATGATTGTTATGGTAAAACGCGATGGCTCCTGGAAGATTCTCGCCGGGCAAAATGCCAAACTGGAAAAAGGAATAAAATAA